A single genomic interval of Carassius auratus strain Wakin chromosome 30, ASM336829v1, whole genome shotgun sequence harbors:
- the mpdu1a gene encoding mannose-P-dolichol utilization defect 1a, whose amino-acid sequence MDTSDEGRMSRLKEFLLTFFMPEKCYDHFFLHFNFMHVPCLKILSSKTMGILILVGIVIAPLPQIWKVLWSGSSNGLCITSIFLEMLAISTHAAFCYTQKFPIGAWGESLFALIQIAVLALLVQHYQGKTTKGVCFLALYCGFMFLLASPLTPVSVVWTLHEWNVLLVIAGRFFQARSNFRSGDTGQLSALSVFLVFLGSLGRIFSSLQVTGLSLSTQLHAVACCSSAVIMAQVLMYWSKSMINSKKEREVEKDKAE is encoded by the exons ATGGACACGTCTGATGAAGGGAGGATGTCTCGTTTGAAAGAATTTTTGCTAACTTTCTTCATGCCAGAAAAATGTTATGACCACTTTTTTCTTCACTTCAACTTTATGCACG TTCCCTGTCTGAAGATTCTCTCAAGTAAAACTATGGGTATATTGATTTTGGTGGGGATTGTTATTG CTCCACTCCCTCAGATTTGGAAAGTTCTTTGGTCTGGGAGTTCTAATGGACTGTGTATAACCTCCATTTTTTTGGAGATGTTGGCCATCTCTACGCATGCAGCCTTCTGTTACACTCAAAAGTTTCCCATTGG tGCCTGGGGGGAAAGTTTGTTTGCATTGATCCAGATTGCTGTCCTGGCTTTGCTTGTCCAGCATTACCAAGGGAAAACCACAAAAG GTGTATGTTTTCTTGCTCTATACTGTGGCTTTATGTTCCTGCTTGCCTCACCTTTGACTCCTGTGTCAGTGGTTTGGACCCTGCATGAGTGGAATGTGCTGCTGGTTATTGCTGGCAGG TTTTTCCAGGCAAGAAGTAACTTCAGATCGGGGGACACCGGACAGTTGTCTGCGCTCTCGGTTTTCCTGGTCTTTCTTGGCTCTCTGGGACGCATTTTCAGTTCCCTGCAG gTCACAGGCCTTTCTCTCTCAACTCAGTTGCATGCAGTGGCCTGCTGTAGCAGTGCGGTGATAATGGCACAGGTTCTGATGTACTGGAGTAAAAGCATGATAAACAGCA